A single Cottoperca gobio chromosome 7, fCotGob3.1, whole genome shotgun sequence DNA region contains:
- the fmodb gene encoding fibromodulin, with protein MRTVVLLLMMGIVDQSISQHYSQFQWLSHLRGRRQHAGLQANDVDCPLECDCLSTFPTAMYCHSRNLQHVPYVPSHIKYVYLQRNQITGIQDGVFDNATNLVWVVLCHNQLNSDKIGKNVFSKLKHLDRLLLDHNELIRLPPNLPKSITDLRFGHNKISKIPSNSFEGMANLTTLQLQANVIEDVGVVFKGLKSLTMLDMRKNRLRKIPDNLPKRLQQLYLDSNEIESVQAGFLTMNPELQFVRLADNKLTDKGLPSNVFNISTLVELDLSFNKLEKIPVVSRNLENLYLQANKIKEFSLSSFCRTIDMTSFSRLRMLRLDANEISARGIPAEAAYCLRHVAFIHV; from the exons GGATCAAAGCATCAGCCAGCATTACAGCCAGTTCCAGTGGCTGTCCCATCTGCGAGGGCGGAGGCAGCACGCTGGCTTGCAGGCCAATGATGTGGACTGCCCACTGGAATGCGACTGCCTCTCAACCTTCCCCACAGCTATGTACTGTCACAGCCGCAACCTTCAGCATGTTCCCTACGTCCCCTCACATATTAAGTATGTCTACCTGCAGCGTAACCAGATCACAGGCATCCAGGATGGGGTGTTTGACAATGCTACCAACTTGGTCTGGGTTGTGCTCTGTCACAACCAGCTCAACTCAGACAAGATCGGGAAAAACGTCTTCAGCAAACTCAAACACCTGGACCGGCTTCTCTTGGATCACAATGAGCTTATACGTTTGCCTCCCAATTTGCCCAAGTCCATCACGGACCTTCGATTTGGTCACAACAAGATCTCAAAAATCCCCTCCAACTCATTCGAGGGGATGGCCAACCTCACCACCCTTCAGCTCCAAGCAAATGTCATAGAGGACGTTGGAGTTGTGTTCAAGGGACTGAAGTCTCTGACCATGTTGGATATGAGGAAAAACAGGCTGAGGAAAATCCCTGACAACCTACCCAAGAGGCTCCAGCAGCTCTATTTGGACTCCAATGAAATAGAGAGCGTGCAGGCAGGCTTTCTCACCATGAATCCGGAACTGCAGTTTGTCCGGCTGGCTGATAACAAGCTGACAGATAAAGGACTTCCATCCAATGTCTTCAATATCAGCACGCTGGTTGAGCTTGACCTTTCTTTCAATAAACTGGAAAAGATCCCTGTTGTCAGTAGGAACCTGGAGAACCTCTATTTACAAGCCAATAAGATCAAAG AGTTCTCCCTGAGCAGTTTCTGCCGGACCATCGACATGACAAGTTTCTCCAGGCTGAGAATGCTGCGTTTGGATGCCAATGAGATCAGTGCCAGAGGCATTCCTGCCGAGGCTGCCTACTGTTTGCGACATGTTGCCTTTATTCATGTGTAG
- the csf1b gene encoding macrophage colony-stimulating factor 1b isoform X1 gives MTILVSTLIQSKAKLQVKCLCVLMFLSFPLIMAEVPGPCRHSITREHLLTVRHLMDNQLRSGCTITYTFIERRSLSKCCFVKAALPWILELLTTHFKYSRGSVNDGYVQSLRALILNIYSQKCVPQINEEVEDKPESFEMYYSGSTSEALQRASEVLSVYWELVTTSAAPVDWRCQHEYTEIFGSTTKLYTESTSEHLTDSYARNSVKASQRRPDRDLYKLGFIIVSIFGGLLFILTLYCLITQKRAHTPHRSRSYTNSSRDLQDIGMEQQ, from the exons ATGACCATCCTTGTATCAACCCTGATTCAGAGCAAAGCTAAG TTGCAGgtaaagtgtctgtgtgtacttaTGTTCCTGAGCTTCCCTCTGATTATGGCTGAGGTCCCGGGTCCATGCAGACACTCCATCACAAGGGAGCACCTGCTGACAGTCAGGCATCTG ATGGATAACCAGTTGAGAAGTGGGTGCACGATAACCTACACATTCATAGAACGGAGAAGTTTG AGCAAATGTTGCTTTGTGAAAGCTGCTTTACCCTGGATCCTGGAGCTCCTCACCACCCACTTCAAATATAGTCGGGGTTCAGTCAATGATGGCTATGTTCAGTCCCTGAGAGCTCTCATCCTCAACATCTACTCTCAGAAATGTGTGCCTCAGATTAATGAGGAGGttgag GATAAGCCAGAGAGTTTTGAGATGTACTACAGTGGATCTACTTCAGAGGCACTGCAGAGGGCTTCAGAGGTGCTGTCTGTTTACTGGGAGCTGGTGACAACGAGCGCCGCACCAGTAGACTGGAGATGCCAGCACGAATACACAGAAATCTTTGGCTCTACTACAAAGCTATACACAGAGTCAACTTCAGAACATTTAACAG ACAGTTATGCTAGGAACTCGGTGAAGGCCTCGCAGAGAAGACCAGACAGAGACCTGTACAAGCTTGGCTTCATCATCGTCTCCATCTTCGGAGGACTGCTGTTCATTCTCACTCTCTATTGTCTCATTACACAAAAG AGAGCTCACACCCCTCACAGATCAAGATCATATACAAACTCAAG CAGAGACCTGCAGGACATTGGGATGGAGCAACAATAA
- the csf1b gene encoding macrophage colony-stimulating factor 1b isoform X2, with product MTILVSTLIQSKAKLQVKCLCVLMFLSFPLIMAEVPGPCRHSITREHLLTVRHLMDNQLRSGCTITYTFIERRSLSKCCFVKAALPWILELLTTHFKYSRGSVNDGYVQSLRALILNIYSQKCVPQINEEVEDKPESFEMYYSGSTSEALQRASEVLSVYWELVTTSAAPVDWRCQHEYTEIFGSTTKLYTESTSEHLTDSYARNSVKASQRRPDRDLYKLGFIIVSIFGGLLFILTLYCLITQKRAHTPHRSRSYTNSRDLQDIGMEQQ from the exons ATGACCATCCTTGTATCAACCCTGATTCAGAGCAAAGCTAAG TTGCAGgtaaagtgtctgtgtgtacttaTGTTCCTGAGCTTCCCTCTGATTATGGCTGAGGTCCCGGGTCCATGCAGACACTCCATCACAAGGGAGCACCTGCTGACAGTCAGGCATCTG ATGGATAACCAGTTGAGAAGTGGGTGCACGATAACCTACACATTCATAGAACGGAGAAGTTTG AGCAAATGTTGCTTTGTGAAAGCTGCTTTACCCTGGATCCTGGAGCTCCTCACCACCCACTTCAAATATAGTCGGGGTTCAGTCAATGATGGCTATGTTCAGTCCCTGAGAGCTCTCATCCTCAACATCTACTCTCAGAAATGTGTGCCTCAGATTAATGAGGAGGttgag GATAAGCCAGAGAGTTTTGAGATGTACTACAGTGGATCTACTTCAGAGGCACTGCAGAGGGCTTCAGAGGTGCTGTCTGTTTACTGGGAGCTGGTGACAACGAGCGCCGCACCAGTAGACTGGAGATGCCAGCACGAATACACAGAAATCTTTGGCTCTACTACAAAGCTATACACAGAGTCAACTTCAGAACATTTAACAG ACAGTTATGCTAGGAACTCGGTGAAGGCCTCGCAGAGAAGACCAGACAGAGACCTGTACAAGCTTGGCTTCATCATCGTCTCCATCTTCGGAGGACTGCTGTTCATTCTCACTCTCTATTGTCTCATTACACAAAAG AGAGCTCACACCCCTCACAGATCAAGATCATATACAAACTCAAG AGACCTGCAGGACATTGGGATGGAGCAACAATAA
- the ren gene encoding renin, translating to MALLMNYWICLVALSSTVTSSHALRRISLKKMASIRETLREMGISAEQVLNDLAQKSTDDNNGTVPTPLTNYLDTQYFGEISIGSPAQMFNVVFDTGSANLWVPSQSCSPFSTACFTHNRYDASQSRTYVENGTGFSIQYAAGNVRGFLSEDVVVIGGIPVVQVFAEAAALSAMPFIFAKFDGVLGMGYPNVAIDGITPVFDRIMSQHVLKEEVFSVYYSRDPKHSPGGELVLGGTDPNYYTGNFNYMDTRETGKWEVNMKGVSVGMEMMFCAEGCTAVIDTGSSYITGPASSVSMLMKAIGAQLDESGYKVNCDAVKALPSITFHLGGQEYSLTQEDYILWQSQIKADVCTVTFRALDVPPPTGPIWILGANFIARYYTEFDRHNNRIGFATAV from the exons ATGGCACTGCTGATGAATTACTGGATATGTTTGGTTGCTCTGTCATCAACAGTGACCTCGAGCCATGCCTTGAGAAG AATCTCCCTGAAGAAGATGGCATCTATCCGAGAGACACTGAGGGAGATGGGTATTTCTGCCGAGCAGGTCTTAAATGACTTAGCCCAGAAGAGCACAGACGACAACAACGGGACTGTTCCCACCCCTCTAACCAACTACTTGGAC ACTCAGTACTTTGGGGAAATCAGTATTGGCTCTCCTGCCCAGATGTTCAACGTGGTCTTTGACACAGGTTCAGCCAACCTGTGGGTGCCCTCGCAAAGCTGCTCACCTTTCTCCACCGCCTGTT TTACTCACAACAGATACGATGCCTCCCAATCTCGGACTTATGTTGAGAACGGAACAGGGTTTTCCATCCAGTACGCTGCTGGAAATGTCAGGGGATTTCTGAGCGAGGACGTGGTCGTG ATTGGTGGTATCCCTGTGGTGCAGGTGTTTGCTGAGGCAGCCGCTCTGTCTGCCATGCCCTTCATCTTTGCCAAGTTTGATGGAGTTCTGGGGATGGGTTACCCCAATGTGGCCATCGATGGCATCACTCCCGTGTTTGACCGCATCATGTCTCAGCATGTCCTCAAGGAAGAGGTGTTCTCTGTCTACTACAGCAG aGATCCAAAACACTCCCCAGGTGGAGAGCTGGTCCTCGGGGGCACAGATCCAAACTACTACACTGGGAACTTTAATTATATGGACACCAGAGAAACTGGAAAATGGGAAGTTAACATGAAAGG TGTTTCTGTGGGGATGGAGATGATGTTTTGCGCGGAGGGCTGCACAGCAGTGATCGACACTGGCTCCTCCTACATTACAGGCCCGGCGTCGTCTGTGTCCATGTTGATGAAAGCCATCGGAGCACAGCTGGATGAGAGTGGA TACAAAGTCAACTGCGACGCTGTCAAGGCGTTGCCCAGTATTACTTTCCACCTGGGTGGCCAGGAATACTCACTCACTCAGGAGGATTACATCCTATGG CAATCACAGATCAAAGCAGACGTCTGCACCGTCACCTTCAGGGCCTTGGATGTGCCGCCCCCTACAGGTCCCATCTGGATTTTGGGAGCCAACTTCATTGCCCGCTACTACACAGAGTTTGACCGTCACAATAATCGGATAGGGTTTGCTACAGCAGTCTGA